In the Maribacter sp. MJ134 genome, one interval contains:
- a CDS encoding LytR/AlgR family response regulator transcription factor gives MTCIIVDDEAAARAIVHQLCSKYEELIVLDEFDNAIDAIKFLNQQDVDVVFLDIHMPGFSGVDFVQTLKSAPRIVLTTSDTEFAIEAYEYEAIVDYLVKPITPPRFEKSLQKIKNALASSVGKEEQGSSNESSAEEDLYINIDRRLIKLKLKEVLFVEAKGDYIDIITEGKTYHVHTTLKKIKEKLPEKTFLQIHRSYIINFTRIIDIEDNSVLIEKKVIPISRSSRPELMRRLNLL, from the coding sequence ATGACCTGTATTATTGTAGACGATGAGGCCGCTGCTAGAGCTATTGTTCATCAGCTGTGTTCCAAATATGAGGAATTAATTGTCCTAGATGAGTTTGATAATGCAATAGATGCCATAAAATTTTTGAATCAGCAAGATGTGGATGTGGTTTTCTTGGACATTCATATGCCTGGTTTCAGTGGTGTAGATTTTGTACAGACCTTAAAAAGCGCACCAAGAATAGTGTTGACCACATCAGATACTGAATTTGCGATTGAAGCGTATGAATATGAAGCCATAGTAGATTACTTGGTCAAACCAATAACACCACCACGCTTTGAAAAATCGCTTCAGAAAATAAAGAACGCTTTGGCAAGTAGTGTGGGAAAAGAAGAACAGGGCAGTTCTAATGAATCTAGTGCAGAGGAAGATCTTTATATTAATATAGATAGGCGGTTGATAAAACTAAAGCTGAAAGAGGTTTTGTTCGTAGAAGCGAAGGGAGACTATATAGATATTATTACCGAAGGTAAGACGTACCATGTACATACCACATTAAAGAAGATAAAAGAGAAGCTCCCGGAAAAGACCTTTTTACAGATACACCGATCTTACATCATCAATTTTACTAGGATTATAGACATTGAGGACAATAGTGTACTAATAGAAAAGAAAGTAATTCCGATAAGCAGGTCTAGTCGTCCTGAACTTATGAGGAGGTTAAACTTATTGTGA
- a CDS encoding sugar isomerase, which yields MTVYRLIQKKVSPEQIFMLSVLLVNGGNYLYNLLLGRLLGPEVFAEAALLVTLLLVLSFIGMTFQLAAAKFAVLLEDTQWSRFRFKIYKGALLGGCIAMLLLIVFAPSLQNLFLTKSSNMFIVFAIGIPVYFFMSVNRGIYQGKMAFKKLSTTYQTEMWSRLGITLLLLWALPLDPATVVALGIVISLFFGMLPTDSKNFRFNKSARLTDANTKLVSTFIVLTACYEGTQIIINNSDILMVKHYFDAKQAGLYASLALIGRVVYFIAWMFVMILLPTVVQRKKDGLSTAPVLFKYVSIIGILSALIVSACWMFPELIVQLMFGGDYLAISGLLWKYATATSLFAISNIFAYYYLSLDHYVPVIISGILGFLQIALITIYHDNLEQVVMVQIIAMAILLLFQLVYFVYKNNKNKKELFKADTNPIQNN from the coding sequence ATGACCGTGTATAGACTAATACAAAAGAAGGTTTCACCAGAGCAAATATTTATGCTCAGTGTACTTCTTGTAAATGGAGGCAATTATCTCTATAATCTTCTTTTAGGAAGATTGTTGGGCCCTGAGGTGTTTGCAGAAGCAGCTCTGTTAGTTACACTTTTGCTGGTGTTATCTTTTATAGGAATGACCTTTCAGTTGGCTGCGGCCAAATTTGCCGTCTTGTTAGAGGATACACAATGGTCCCGTTTTCGTTTCAAGATATACAAGGGTGCGCTCTTGGGAGGTTGTATTGCTATGCTTTTGTTAATAGTCTTTGCCCCTAGCTTACAGAATCTATTTCTGACAAAGTCTTCCAATATGTTCATCGTCTTTGCCATTGGAATACCTGTTTACTTTTTTATGAGTGTAAATAGGGGTATCTATCAGGGAAAAATGGCCTTTAAAAAATTGTCCACTACCTATCAAACAGAAATGTGGAGCAGGCTTGGTATTACTCTTTTATTGCTTTGGGCCCTACCTTTGGACCCTGCTACTGTGGTAGCATTGGGTATAGTCATATCCTTGTTTTTCGGGATGTTGCCCACAGATTCGAAAAATTTTAGATTTAATAAGTCCGCTAGGTTGACTGACGCTAATACAAAGCTGGTATCTACCTTTATAGTACTCACGGCTTGTTATGAGGGGACCCAAATTATAATCAACAACAGCGACATCTTAATGGTAAAACACTATTTTGATGCTAAGCAGGCCGGGCTATACGCTTCCTTGGCATTAATAGGAAGAGTGGTGTACTTCATCGCTTGGATGTTCGTCATGATTTTATTGCCAACCGTAGTGCAACGTAAAAAAGATGGCTTGTCCACAGCTCCCGTATTGTTCAAATATGTTTCGATTATTGGGATACTTTCTGCACTTATAGTCAGTGCCTGTTGGATGTTTCCGGAGCTTATCGTACAACTCATGTTCGGTGGGGATTACCTTGCTATTTCAGGTCTACTATGGAAATATGCCACAGCTACCTCACTCTTTGCAATCTCAAATATTTTTGCCTATTACTATCTGTCATTGGACCATTATGTACCTGTAATCATATCCGGAATCTTAGGTTTTCTGCAAATAGCACTCATTACAATATACCATGATAATCTAGAGCAAGTAGTCATGGTACAGATTATAGCTATGGCTATTCTATTACTATTTCAGCTTGTTTACTTCGTCTATAAAAACAATAAGAACAAAAAAGAGCTTTTTAAAGCTGACACTAACCCTATCCAAAATAATTAA
- a CDS encoding PAS domain-containing sensor histidine kinase, whose protein sequence is MDSKEVQLLKRALDRQKKARIQAEKILEQKSKELYDTTYHLKEANAKLENLLNEKTSELDGVFVNIIDPYVVMDLHFNVINMNVSAKDFLGYDHGVEDLNLSQLVHKDFMAYTAESMKSLMEIGILKNYRAKIIVKDGSTKWVQINASLIYDIHKKPIAAQGILRDITQEMEIKQLLSEQKRQLDIIVENSPLGIVLTDNGKIIKANATTTSLLGFNELELKTMHVKDISAAENAEESLELVKKMNAGELEKFSVVKKYRKKNGSELLAKTLVSAVKNSAGETDYQVALIEDITKQREAEDRLNVEREKYSSIIANMNLGLIEVDNDDVIQMVNQSFTVMSGFQENELVGKKAAHVLKVKNDNVIQEKTAKRLAGSSDSYEIEVLNKNGEVKHWLISGAPRYDADNKVIGSIGIHLDITNQKSLELQKEVLLKELEKSNKGLQEYAHIVSHDLKSPLRSISALATWIQEDYSDVLDENGQQNLQLMQEKVAAMDKLIHGILEYSTANSSTMDVAEVNLNEVVKAVGDSIYIPEHVKLTVPEKLPVIFADRTKIHQLFQNIIGNAVVHIERKEGLVQVLYSETETHWGFSIKDNGVGIPKEYHKKIFEIFQSIGDNERSTGIGLSIVKKIIDRYGGEVWLESEVGVGTEFHFTLDKDICSLKPVK, encoded by the coding sequence ATGGATAGCAAAGAAGTTCAATTGCTAAAACGCGCTTTGGACCGACAGAAAAAGGCTCGTATTCAGGCTGAAAAAATACTTGAACAAAAGTCCAAAGAGCTTTACGATACTACCTATCATTTAAAAGAAGCTAACGCTAAACTAGAGAATTTACTGAATGAAAAAACATCGGAATTAGATGGTGTTTTCGTAAATATCATTGACCCTTATGTGGTCATGGACCTTCATTTTAATGTTATTAATATGAACGTCTCCGCCAAGGATTTCTTAGGATACGATCATGGTGTGGAAGATTTAAACTTATCGCAGTTGGTTCACAAGGATTTTATGGCCTATACCGCTGAATCCATGAAATCTTTAATGGAAATAGGTATTCTTAAAAATTATAGGGCCAAAATTATAGTCAAGGATGGTAGTACAAAATGGGTTCAAATTAATGCTAGTCTCATTTATGACATCCATAAAAAGCCCATTGCAGCTCAAGGAATTCTAAGGGATATCACCCAGGAAATGGAAATAAAACAATTGCTGTCAGAACAAAAAAGACAGTTGGATATTATTGTCGAGAATTCTCCTCTCGGTATTGTACTTACGGATAATGGTAAAATTATAAAGGCCAATGCTACCACTACAAGTCTACTGGGGTTCAACGAATTAGAGCTTAAAACAATGCACGTTAAAGATATCTCTGCCGCAGAAAACGCGGAAGAAAGTCTAGAGCTCGTAAAGAAAATGAATGCTGGAGAACTAGAGAAATTTTCAGTGGTGAAGAAATATCGTAAAAAGAACGGGTCAGAGCTACTTGCCAAAACCTTAGTAAGTGCGGTAAAGAATAGTGCAGGAGAAACAGATTATCAAGTAGCTTTAATTGAGGATATTACCAAGCAAAGGGAAGCAGAGGACCGTTTGAACGTGGAGCGGGAGAAGTATAGCAGCATAATAGCCAATATGAACTTAGGTCTCATTGAGGTAGATAATGACGATGTTATCCAAATGGTCAACCAAAGTTTTACGGTCATGAGTGGTTTCCAAGAAAATGAGCTTGTGGGTAAAAAGGCTGCTCATGTTCTAAAGGTAAAAAACGATAATGTCATTCAGGAGAAAACAGCTAAAAGACTAGCTGGCTCATCAGATTCCTACGAAATTGAAGTCCTGAACAAAAATGGAGAAGTAAAGCACTGGTTAATAAGTGGTGCACCAAGGTATGATGCGGATAATAAAGTTATCGGGTCTATTGGTATCCATTTGGATATTACCAATCAAAAGTCTCTAGAATTACAAAAAGAGGTTTTATTGAAAGAATTAGAGAAAAGCAATAAGGGTTTACAAGAGTATGCTCATATTGTTTCCCATGACTTAAAATCTCCATTGCGAAGTATAAGTGCCTTAGCAACATGGATTCAAGAGGATTACAGTGATGTACTCGATGAGAACGGGCAGCAGAACCTTCAATTAATGCAAGAGAAGGTAGCAGCTATGGATAAATTGATACACGGCATATTGGAATACTCTACGGCAAACAGTTCTACGATGGACGTAGCCGAGGTAAATTTAAATGAAGTTGTAAAGGCGGTCGGTGATAGTATCTATATTCCTGAACACGTAAAGCTAACGGTGCCGGAAAAGCTACCTGTTATATTTGCCGACCGTACCAAAATACATCAACTGTTCCAGAATATAATCGGGAACGCTGTTGTACATATTGAAAGAAAAGAGGGTCTGGTTCAGGTCCTTTATTCTGAAACGGAAACGCATTGGGGTTTTTCCATTAAAGATAATGGTGTGGGTATACCTAAGGAGTATCATAAGAAGATTTTTGAGATTTTTCAATCTATTGGTGATAATGAAAGGTCAACAGGTATTGGATTGTCCATCGTAAAAAAAATAATAGATCGTTATGGTGGCGAAGTTTGGTTAGAAAGTGAAGTAGGAGTAGGTACGGAGTTCCATTTTACACTAGATAAAGACATTTGTTCCCTAAAACCAGTTAAATGA
- a CDS encoding Hpt domain-containing protein, with the protein MSKPNLDYIKDLAGDDKEFENQFIHILKTEFPSEKVIYEKAVLEGNFHEAAQIVHKLKHKFNILSMTEAYTLSVAYEEELNAQNMEKDKEFLKELCTIETYLKTI; encoded by the coding sequence ATGAGCAAGCCTAATTTGGATTATATTAAGGACCTGGCAGGAGATGATAAAGAATTTGAAAATCAATTTATACACATTTTGAAAACCGAATTCCCGTCTGAAAAGGTTATCTATGAAAAGGCTGTTCTGGAGGGGAACTTTCATGAAGCAGCTCAGATTGTCCATAAATTAAAGCATAAATTTAATATCTTGAGCATGACAGAGGCTTATACGTTGTCCGTTGCTTACGAAGAAGAGTTAAATGCTCAAAATATGGAAAAAGACAAAGAATTTCTCAAAGAGCTGTGTACCATTGAAACGTACCTCAAAACAATCTGA
- a CDS encoding response regulator, whose protein sequence is MDILLIEDDTIEVMKLERTLSKLETKHNIVKATNGEEALALLKSGNKLPDIILLDLNMPRMSGTEFLEILKADDILKYLPTIILTTSENRADLLKCYQIGVAGYIIKPLKYADYESKMKKVLAYWSVNQLVKG, encoded by the coding sequence ATGGATATTTTGCTTATTGAGGATGATACAATTGAGGTAATGAAATTAGAGCGAACGCTTTCTAAGCTAGAAACAAAACATAATATTGTTAAAGCAACGAATGGCGAAGAGGCATTGGCACTTTTAAAATCCGGAAATAAATTACCGGATATTATTCTTCTAGATTTGAATATGCCAAGAATGAGTGGAACAGAATTCTTGGAAATTCTCAAGGCAGATGACATCTTAAAATACCTACCTACCATCATACTCACAACTTCAGAGAATAGGGCGGATTTACTAAAATGTTACCAAATTGGTGTAGCTGGTTATATTATAAAACCTTTAAAATATGCTGATTACGAATCAAAAATGAAAAAAGTCTTGGCGTATTGGAGTGTTAACCAATTAGTCAAAGGCTAA
- a CDS encoding heme NO-binding domain-containing protein has product MKGIIFTEFLEMVESKFGLETVDTIIEGADLPSQGIYTSVGTYDFNEMVSLITELSKDTDIPLGDLIYAFGHYLFAGLGAAHPEVIQSYNSPLALLYSIEDHIHVHVQKLYPDAELPTFKILEKTDDTLSMIYSSSRGLYRLAHGLIEKSFEHFNESATVVYELLKEDGSEVKFHITQHG; this is encoded by the coding sequence ATGAAAGGTATAATTTTTACGGAATTTTTGGAAATGGTAGAGTCCAAATTTGGACTAGAAACGGTGGATACCATCATTGAGGGGGCAGACTTACCCTCTCAAGGCATTTACACCTCTGTAGGTACTTACGATTTCAATGAGATGGTTAGTCTTATTACGGAACTTAGTAAGGACACGGATATACCCTTAGGGGATTTGATTTATGCTTTTGGACATTATCTTTTTGCAGGTCTGGGAGCAGCTCATCCAGAGGTCATACAAAGTTATAATTCGCCTTTGGCTTTGTTGTATTCTATCGAAGACCATATACATGTGCATGTCCAGAAACTTTATCCGGATGCAGAATTGCCAACGTTCAAAATTTTGGAAAAAACAGATGACACCCTATCCATGATTTATTCCTCTTCCAGAGGTTTGTATAGGCTTGCACACGGTCTAATAGAAAAATCATTCGAGCATTTTAATGAAAGTGCCACCGTAGTCTATGAACTATTGAAAGAGGATGGCTCCGAAGTTAAATTTCACATTACACAGCATGGATAG
- a CDS encoding STAS domain-containing protein, translated as MATEIKEINGMFQIVGSITSANCHAIKSHLESTLVTGKDLLLSIEKVISIDASGAFMLEALYKKAGLENLVISIFGLENDDIQEVMSTTKTRYILSNDRV; from the coding sequence ATGGCTACAGAAATAAAAGAAATCAACGGAATGTTTCAAATAGTAGGGAGTATCACTTCGGCTAACTGTCATGCCATAAAAAGTCATTTAGAAAGTACCCTAGTTACTGGTAAGGACCTTTTATTAAGTATAGAAAAGGTGATTTCCATTGATGCTAGTGGAGCTTTTATGCTAGAAGCACTTTACAAAAAAGCGGGTTTGGAAAATCTTGTGATTTCCATATTCGGTCTCGAGAACGATGATATACAGGAAGTGATGTCTACTACTAAAACAAGATATATTCTAAGCAATGACCGTGTATAG
- a CDS encoding sensor histidine kinase codes for MSSLLRRQLRKYLPEDFKDHPDLQVFMDAVGKSYENYDEKLSMMQRATAISSEELFLANRELEKEAKRQKNVLLSLERAVESLNVNLETTDPKDKQKTLPVDIEKLAKHVGHLATEITRVTEEKNTLLKDLAAQNDSLNNYVKMVSHDLKSPIRNVHALMSWITEEEKEKFSEDSKNNCALVAENLTRMDNLINGILQHATVGDHMENRTNVDIKNLLSEIVATSQVPENINFELANDLPVISIQKYWIEQLFRNLVSNAIAATEDKKPGLISIDFIPDEIYWKFTIRDNGKGIPEKYMTTIFEMFTKLESSSNAAGVGLSLVKKITTLFQGDVWLESEPNKGTTFYVTFKKDYHEQA; via the coding sequence ATGTCATCACTTCTAAGAAGACAGTTACGAAAATATTTACCCGAGGATTTTAAGGACCATCCCGACCTACAAGTGTTTATGGATGCCGTAGGAAAATCATATGAGAACTATGACGAAAAACTTTCCATGATGCAACGGGCCACGGCCATTAGCTCAGAAGAGTTGTTTCTTGCAAATAGGGAATTGGAAAAGGAAGCGAAACGACAGAAAAATGTATTGTTGTCCTTAGAGCGGGCAGTAGAAAGTCTAAATGTAAATTTGGAGACTACAGATCCTAAGGACAAACAAAAAACTTTACCGGTAGATATTGAAAAACTGGCAAAACATGTTGGGCATTTGGCAACTGAAATAACTAGGGTTACCGAGGAGAAAAATACACTTCTAAAGGATTTGGCTGCACAGAACGATTCATTGAACAATTACGTAAAAATGGTTTCCCACGACTTAAAGTCTCCCATAAGAAACGTACACGCCTTAATGTCTTGGATTACTGAAGAGGAAAAGGAGAAGTTCTCTGAGGATAGTAAAAACAATTGTGCACTGGTCGCTGAAAATTTGACCAGAATGGATAATCTTATCAACGGTATTCTGCAACACGCTACGGTGGGGGATCATATGGAGAACAGAACAAATGTTGATATAAAAAACCTACTATCGGAAATTGTTGCTACTTCGCAAGTGCCTGAAAATATCAATTTTGAATTGGCCAATGACTTACCAGTTATATCAATTCAAAAATATTGGATAGAACAATTGTTCCGAAATTTAGTGTCGAATGCCATTGCAGCTACAGAAGATAAAAAGCCGGGTCTAATTAGTATTGATTTTATTCCCGATGAAATTTATTGGAAGTTTACCATTAGAGACAATGGCAAAGGAATTCCCGAAAAATATATGACCACAATTTTTGAGATGTTCACTAAGCTGGAAAGTAGCTCCAATGCTGCCGGTGTTGGCCTTTCTTTAGTGAAGAAAATTACGACTTTATTCCAAGGCGATGTTTGGCTGGAATCGGAACCAAATAAAGGAACTACATTTTACGTTACATTTAAAAAGGATTATCATGAGCAAGCCTAA
- a CDS encoding FIST signal transduction protein, with protein sequence MRIVQGIKKGDGNFVLNSAEKLSEPLVMVFGNRFMLEDSSLYDEVKNLFPNGHIVFGSTSGEIINEAVEEKSIVLTAIAFEKSSFIVHTKNVKEFDNNDFNLGQALMKEFPKDKLKYFFLVSEGSTVNGSALINGFETGKAKNIGLSGGLCGDDDRFEKTLASYNENPKEGEVVAVAFYGDTLEISSANFGGWTSFGPERIITKSNNNVLYELDGKPALDLYKRYLGDKAKELPKSALLYPLSVITTENEAAIVRTILNIDENNNTMILAGDVPEGSRVQLMMSTVDDIANGARTAAELAMKNRKNKPELAILVSCVGRKLVMDQRTEEEVEEVISVIGDNAVVSGFYSYGEMAPFEGQDSCKLHNQTMTLTLFSE encoded by the coding sequence ATGAGAATAGTACAAGGAATTAAAAAAGGAGACGGTAATTTTGTATTGAACAGTGCCGAAAAATTAAGCGAGCCGCTGGTAATGGTCTTTGGTAACAGGTTTATGTTAGAAGATTCTTCGCTATATGATGAGGTAAAAAACTTATTCCCTAACGGACATATTGTGTTTGGTTCTACTTCTGGAGAGATAATTAATGAAGCCGTTGAAGAAAAGAGCATTGTTCTTACGGCCATCGCGTTTGAGAAAAGTAGTTTTATAGTGCATACCAAGAATGTTAAGGAATTTGATAACAATGACTTTAATTTGGGTCAGGCACTGATGAAAGAATTCCCCAAGGATAAGCTCAAATACTTCTTCCTGGTTTCAGAAGGCAGCACCGTAAATGGCAGTGCCCTAATTAACGGCTTTGAAACCGGCAAAGCAAAAAATATAGGTTTATCCGGAGGGTTATGTGGAGACGATGATCGATTTGAAAAAACGTTGGCCTCATATAATGAGAATCCTAAGGAGGGAGAAGTGGTAGCCGTTGCATTTTATGGCGACACCTTAGAAATATCCAGTGCCAATTTTGGAGGCTGGACCTCCTTTGGACCTGAACGCATCATAACCAAATCCAATAATAACGTTTTGTACGAGCTTGATGGTAAACCGGCATTGGACCTATACAAAAGATATTTAGGGGACAAGGCCAAAGAATTACCTAAATCTGCTCTTCTGTATCCGTTAAGCGTAATTACTACCGAAAATGAAGCCGCCATAGTGAGGACCATACTTAATATTGATGAAAATAATAATACCATGATCTTAGCCGGTGATGTGCCAGAAGGTTCTCGCGTACAATTAATGATGTCTACCGTAGATGATATTGCCAATGGCGCCAGAACTGCAGCGGAGCTAGCTATGAAAAACCGTAAGAATAAACCGGAACTTGCCATTTTAGTCAGTTGTGTAGGTAGAAAATTGGTTATGGACCAACGAACGGAGGAAGAGGTGGAGGAGGTTATATCCGTAATAGGTGATAATGCAGTTGTTTCAGGATTTTATTCTTATGGAGAAATGGCACCCTTTGAAGGTCAGGATAGCTGTAAGCTACATAACCAAACCATGACACTAACCCTATTTAGCGAATAA
- a CDS encoding tetratricopeptide repeat protein — translation MNRYFLYLFFILVTSFASAQNSMQPGFELLENGNFEEAEYFFRTYLESNPKNKTAQLCYGRAVGLSGEPKKATLLFSKMLENFPKDFEVRINYNESYLWAKDYTTAKPLYKALVSDYPENFGAVLGYANTLSNLKEYEEALIWVEKALLLQPDSENAKVSRKYMRLGYANKFVNNQQYKKGEQLLKQIFNDFPEDKDALSNLANLYLITKEVSNAKGIYKRYATTPKDSITALNGIALAEHIGERDKEALKLATLAKSKVKRINNTPLVEQTYDRYVQALIWNQKFVKARRLIDSLALENPNRNWILALKATLGLYTGDAKTSVNSYSEILANDKNSFDGNLGIANALFAADRIVPAYQAAFKTLEIYENQKDATGFIVKLNTIHTPTVEEHAAYTFDNGNNNAFFTNTTVDVPLSTKFRTTLSYLYRTTENTVTGNKANSHVLVAGLHYKLFPKVMLKSILGLNNSQFMDDAYTQPVLDIKLATEPFKMQNLEVGYQREVQNFNADLIEREIVLNNYSLNYNLGTNFNLGWYTQLIHTQQSDANSRNLLFTSLYYTLMKKPALKMGVNYQYITFAEQVPTIYFSPEKYQALEIFADVRGTISEKTSYMASTATGIQQVEADPNTTIFRAEANVQHRFSKRFITSIYGKYSNIASATAAGFEFTELGIKLKWLLTKKPLFYDKLTK, via the coding sequence ATGAACAGATATTTTCTATACCTCTTTTTTATCCTCGTAACATCTTTTGCATCTGCACAAAATTCTATGCAACCCGGCTTTGAACTTTTGGAAAATGGCAATTTTGAAGAAGCCGAATATTTTTTCAGAACATACCTAGAATCGAATCCGAAAAATAAAACAGCACAGCTATGTTACGGCCGTGCGGTGGGGCTAAGTGGCGAACCAAAGAAAGCGACCCTATTATTCTCCAAAATGTTAGAAAACTTTCCCAAGGATTTTGAAGTACGTATCAATTATAACGAATCCTATTTATGGGCAAAAGACTATACTACTGCCAAACCACTTTATAAGGCTTTGGTAAGTGATTATCCAGAAAATTTTGGTGCAGTTCTAGGCTATGCAAATACCTTGAGTAATTTAAAAGAATATGAGGAGGCCCTTATTTGGGTAGAGAAAGCATTACTTCTACAGCCAGATAGCGAAAATGCCAAAGTTTCTAGAAAATATATGCGCTTGGGCTATGCGAACAAATTTGTGAACAATCAACAGTACAAGAAAGGCGAGCAGCTTCTAAAACAGATATTCAATGATTTTCCTGAGGACAAAGATGCTTTATCGAACTTGGCCAACTTATATCTCATTACCAAAGAAGTATCCAATGCAAAGGGCATTTATAAGAGATATGCCACAACACCAAAAGATTCTATAACAGCCCTAAATGGTATAGCACTGGCAGAACATATAGGCGAAAGGGATAAAGAAGCTTTGAAACTAGCAACGCTGGCGAAATCCAAAGTCAAGAGAATCAACAATACTCCACTTGTGGAACAAACCTACGACCGTTATGTTCAAGCATTGATTTGGAACCAAAAATTCGTCAAAGCCAGAAGACTTATAGATAGTTTAGCGTTGGAAAATCCAAATAGGAATTGGATTTTAGCTTTAAAGGCAACTCTTGGACTGTATACTGGAGATGCCAAGACAAGTGTTAACAGTTATTCCGAAATCTTAGCGAATGACAAGAACTCCTTTGACGGTAACCTAGGCATTGCTAATGCCCTTTTTGCAGCCGATCGCATTGTACCCGCTTACCAGGCTGCCTTTAAGACATTGGAAATTTATGAAAATCAAAAGGATGCTACCGGCTTTATTGTAAAACTCAATACCATACACACGCCTACCGTTGAGGAACATGCCGCTTACACCTTCGATAATGGTAATAATAATGCTTTTTTCACCAACACTACGGTGGACGTTCCCTTGTCAACAAAATTCCGCACTACCCTTTCGTACCTGTATAGAACAACCGAAAACACGGTTACAGGTAATAAGGCCAATTCACATGTACTCGTTGCAGGTCTACACTACAAATTATTCCCTAAAGTAATGCTCAAAAGCATCCTAGGTTTGAATAACTCGCAATTTATGGATGACGCTTATACACAACCCGTCTTGGATATTAAATTAGCTACGGAACCCTTTAAAATGCAGAATCTAGAAGTGGGTTACCAACGTGAAGTTCAAAATTTTAATGCTGACCTAATTGAGCGTGAAATAGTACTTAACAATTACTCTCTTAACTATAATCTTGGAACGAACTTTAATTTGGGTTGGTATACCCAGCTTATCCATACGCAACAGAGTGATGCTAACAGTCGTAATCTGCTTTTTACCTCCCTATACTATACCTTAATGAAAAAACCGGCATTAAAAATGGGGGTTAATTATCAATATATAACCTTCGCGGAACAAGTACCTACAATTTATTTCAGTCCGGAAAAATATCAAGCGCTAGAGATTTTTGCAGATGTAAGGGGTACCATTTCCGAGAAGACTTCTTACATGGCCAGTACCGCAACGGGTATACAACAAGTAGAAGCCGACCCAAATACCACGATTTTCAGGGCCGAGGCAAATGTTCAACATCGGTTTTCCAAACGTTTTATTACAAGTATTTATGGAAAATACAGCAATATAGCATCGGCGACCGCGGCAGGTTTCGAATTCACGGAATTAGGAATAAAGCTAAAATGGTTACTCACCAAAAAACCATTATTTTACGATAAGCTAACTAAATAA